The DNA segment AGGTTCTTAGGCTTGCTTGTTTGGACTTTTTAAATCTAATTAAGCACACAAGAGAATTAGACATAATTTGTTGGGTGACAAGATAATGTACAGGATATGGGATGTGTCAGAGACCTGAACATTAGGAATCTGCTGCCAGATTGGtgcttcagcaggagctgcattCATTCTTTGTGGGATGAGCTTTCTGTGGGAAACCTCTTCTGCCATACCATAGGGACAGGACTGTCTGTGAGTTTCTTTGCAGCTATCCCCATCCATCCTGCATGTTCCTCATCTGCTCTTTCGTGGATAAACAATCACCTTGCTCTGGCATCACCAGGAGCCATCAGCTAGTTTGTAAACCCTGTCCTCCTTTCTTCCAGGGGATATCAGAAACCTGCTCAAGTGGATCAAACAGAATCTGTTGAAAGAGCGACCAGAGTTATTTATACAAGGGGAATCTGTGTGAGTACAACTGTTATCAATGCTCCTTGTGTTTCTCTGTTGATCCCCGCAGTTTGGGGGATTTTTCCTCTGGGGCAGATTTCCTATTGAGTAAGTCAATGACCATGAAAACACAGGAATTGCTTAAGTGATAGTGGGAGGTATCCCACCCACACCTTGCACTGTCCACAGAGAGCATCATTTGCAGCCCTCACCCCAAATCTTCAAACCTTAAACATGAAGCAGGGCCATTTATACTTTCTCTTCATTATCACTTGGAACAGAGTAGCACCTGTATCCTCAATTCCAGGAGTTTTAGCAGGTCTGTCTGTTCCCTGCTGACATCACTGGGACTGAAGCAGTCATTCTGAGAAATGCCAACAAATACTTCTTctgggaaatgtatttttattatcaaaatGGGGCCAGTCTTGTGGAGGAGggggtaggaaaaaaaaaaaggaaggcaagaGAAATGGAGCAGAGTGAGCTGTGCAAGCCATCCCTGACTGCGGGGTGGCGCTGGGGGTGTTTAACATTCGTCACGGATCTTTGTGAGCTGAAGCATGTGCCAGGTCCCCTGGTAACAGGAGAGACAATTGCAGGACACTGAAGATCAAAGAGGGGGAATCCCTTTGCTCAGAATCAGGGGCTTGGAGTGGATCCCAGGTGTTTAGTGCCTCTGGTAGGGGCACCGGAATGGCTTTCCCTACCTTCACACTGAGCTCTCTGCGCTCGACAGTCGTGCGTGGGTTTTAATTACCTGGCTTTTCTGCATCGTACGGAAATGCAGTCATCCTGGAGCATCCTCAGGAACGGTGCCTTTTCATTCAAATGAGCTTTGGGATTGCTCCTGCGTCCCCTTTATTTGATCTAGAAAGGGCACAGACTGTACCTGTTTCCACCTCCATGCTAGGATCCCTTTTTTGGCTTTATAGGCAGTCAGCTTGTGATCTGTGCTGTGACATCCCTTGTTCTTAACTATTTGTGGAGCTTTTTAGCAGGCCTGTATCCTAATTATTTCTCTCTATTCTGCAGGAGGCCAGGAATTTTGGTGCTCATCAACGAGGCAGACTGGGAACTAATGGTCTGTACTCCTTCAGTTTGACTTTCTTTGTTGAAAATATTGCTCTCTCTGTTCTGTGGTTGCTCTCACAGAAGCTATTTCTGATTCTTGCCCCAAGCGAAGCATCTCATATTTGAGGGGGAAGGGGCAGGCTGGAATCTATCTCCTGTACTGTGGCTGTTCAAAAGCCTGGAGCCTCTCTCTAACCTGCTGAGTCTCATCAGCCAGACAGGGTCTGAAGAGAGATCACCCTTTTTCCCTGGTCTGTGGCACTGGGTTTTGCACCTCTGGCTGCTGGCTGTTCCCCCCACATGTGGGGTGACAGTGTAGAGGGCACCTGGGACCTTCCCTGAAGTCAGGTGGTGCCTGGCAGGTAAAAGGCCACAGGGAGATTTCAACTCAAACAGGCACCTGATAAATGTCTTCCTTTCTTATCCCACTGTTGTACTCAGACAACAAACAGCCCCTCACCATTTCCCTGCCTCAGGCAACCACCTATTCTGTCAAAACCCTGGTCCAGAAAGCCATGTGGGGTGATGAACATCAGCACTGTGGCTGATCTCTCACCTTTGCTTCTGTTATGAAGAAAACATCAGTCTGTCCCCTTCTGCTCTCCCTAATACTCACCATCTTTTTAtgagctgttttctctttgcagcttGTATTTGGAAATGACATctaaacaatttttcattttttttcttggcctGCAGGGTGAGCTGGATTATAAACTCCAGGACCAGGATAATGTGCTTTTCATCTCAACATTGCACGGCGGGTGAACTCCTGAAAAAACAAGAGGATGTAAATCCaaatccctgggaaaaaaaaaaacaagcaaaaacctTAACCCACCCAAACCTCTCTTGAACTGCCTCTGTCCAGTCTCTGCATCTTCCCACTACGTTCACTTGTTCTAGACATCCAAATAAAGCCCCGCCAGCCTGCGGCCTTCTGTCCACCACAACAGCATCCGTCTTTTGGTCCTCATTTCACCTCTCCTGACTGCACTTCCAGGTACCCTAACAAGCAGAGAGCACCTCAGCATGTGGGACTTTGGTTTTTTCTCACAGGAGGAAGAGGGGTGCTGAACCCTGAATAGGATAACATGTCTTAACATGCAGTGAGGTGTTCTGGTGCTGGGAACCAGGATTCATTTAACACGATGCTTAACGTTGGTACAGTCTCCACACCAGCCATGGGATGGGTGGGAAAGTATAAGGAAACAAAAGGTGGCTTGACTAGCTTTTCCATGGGGTAGCAAATGTGATAGCTCCAGAGCCCTCAGAAGTGACTTTCAACTTGTCATGATATTTATTTAtgggaagcaggagagaaatgggcttttttgattttgtatttctgatCCCTCATGCTTTCATACCAGAGCTGAGGCGGGTTGAAGTACTGGCCCATGAATATTGTCAATTTATAATGATCTGGATggagggaaaacaaaccctCACCTGGCCTGAGACAGCACAGAGTGATCAGGGCAGCAAATGATCTTTCTGTCACCGTGATAGACAGAATTGATCAGGCTGCACTGCATTCTGtgcaggtgggagctgcagactggctggagaagggctggggctggagatgCACAGTTAAAGTGCCAAGTCCTGAGAAAGCAAGTGGCTTTTAACCCTTTGTGTCAGCGGGAGGAAAAGGCTTCTTGCTGTGTACCCTGAGGAAGTCCTGTGAGCACTGTGGAAGTGGGTGTGTGTGGTTCTGCTAGGGCACGGGTGTTGTTGGCTTTCCAGAGGTTTCCTTGGATAGACAAACAGACCCCTGCCAGCCAGGAGGCTACGgtgagagcagagggatgggCTCAGAGAGGATAGCATTGGCACCAACAGGTCTGAAACATGCTGCATGAGCTTCCAGGAGTGCCTGACCAGGATTGTCCTCCTGCGCTCCCCCCGCCCTGCTCACCTGTTTGGGCACGGCTCCAGCAGCATGCGGAGGTCCccggcagcagctcctgtctgaGCCGCGGCTGGCGTGGAGCAGAGGGCTCGCCGGTGCTGAGTCGGTGCCTCTCAGAGCTGATCTGCACCATGTCCTGCTCTAAGAGCCCTCGAtcttcaggagctgctgaggaggTGGGGAGCAGCCAGTGCACCAGCCCTGCTCGGGCAGCCTGGCCCAACACCCGAGTGCTGTGCCTGACAGAGGAATTCCTCTGTCTGATGCGGAGATTCCCTCAGCTGACTTCTCCACTGACTCCTCTCACGTCTACCCCTCCACAACCTGCCTAACTGAAAGCACCCACAGCCTGCAATGCTTCTGCATCTGAAGAACCCCAACTTCAACCTGCTGCTGGTGACAAATGAATATTCAGCCTTTTCCAAATCCAGCCACTGCAACTTGAGTCCAGCTCACGCCATTTGTAAATGACACAGACAGGCCAAAGGCTCTTCTCTGTCCCAAGTTCCTGGTCCTTAGCTTAGTTGGGCCGGGACAGTGGAAGGGGATTCCAGATGATGGTAGGAGCTGGCCGAAAAACAAGGAACCTGTGTGGCGTGCGGCTTGAAACGGACTGAAACACAATGGGAAAAAGCAGGTTCAtcttcagcactgctgcctgcccttCCTCTACCCTGCCTCTGTGCCTTAGGCTTGGCTTGTCTGTTCTCATCCCCCCAGCTGTTTGCTCAGATAAGATGGGTTCCTTCCCCAGAGCTGTTATTCCCCTCGATAGTGCAGGTAGACCCAGGTGGCTTAGCTCCTGCTGTAGTAAAAGCTGTCAATCACTGCTAAAAAAAGCTAGAAATGGGAAGATTAAGGAAGCCGGGGCGGGGTGGAGAAGAGGGGTACAGTAAAATCCTgtaacaacaacagcaacaaaaagtttctgaaataaaagccttttaaaacatttctcccCTTCCAGCTTTGTCCTAGATAGGCTCTTGGTGAAATTCTGCTCGGATCTTGTAatgcttccctcctcctcctgggtTTCCTTGGCAGCCCCGGCCGAGCCGTTTGGCTGGTGGATTCATAAAGCCTCTCTGTTAGAAGGAGCCTTCCTCCGGCCGCCGTTCCGCCGGGGCTGCTCCGCTCCGAGGGGCTCCCCGAGCCCGGTGAGGGCCGTGCCTGCAGCCCGGAACCGCTCTCCGCCAAACCCGCCCGGTGCCCGAGCGGTGGGGCCGGTTCTCGGCCCGAGGAGACCCGGAGCAGTCGGAGCGGCCTCCCGTGTGCCCGGGGCCAACCGGGGCTGCGGCAAGAGCACCAGAAGAGTGTCCCGGTGCATGGGGACGGGAGCACGCCGAAATATGATAAATGAAATTAGGCCGCAATgttaaaatagataaataaataaacgTAAGAAAGATAATCCGGGATGGAGCCGCAGGGCCGAGGTGCTCGCCCGCCGCGCCCGGTTGCGGCCCCACGGTTCCCGGCAAAGCTCCGGTGCCCGAGGCTCGGCCCCGCCGTCCCTGCCCGGTGCGTGCCCGGTGCCTGCCCGCTCGGGGCTGGCCGTCCCGGTGATGACCTGGCCAGTGTTTGACGCATTAAGACCGAGCACCCTCGGCCGCGCCGAGCAGAGCGGAGCCGCCGCTGGTGTTTCCTTAGTTTCCCTAAAATCCTGGCCCCGACCCCCGGGACGCAGCCGGGAGCGGTTACCTGCCATGCCCCGGGCCCGGGGAAGGTCCGTCCTCTATCCTGTGCCCCGAGAACCGTCCTGGAGCCCCGCCGGAGGAGGTGAAACCTCTGCTACAGATGTCCAGACACAATTCTTGGTTCGTACGGCTCCATCGCACAAGAATTGCGTTTGGACAATCAGGAGCGGAGATTCCCATCCCAGGCTCGCGGGATCTTCCAGGGGGAATCCGGCTGGAGCCTGGAAAAGAAGGACACACGGGCCCTGAGCCGgctcccgccgccccccgcTCCCGCTTCCCGGCCCCGCCGAGCCGCTGCTCCAGCCCCGACAAGTTTCGAGCGCAGCCGCGGCGTTTCGCATCCCGGGTTCCATTTAATGGCACCGCAGGAGTTTAATTTTATCCACTCATTTCTTacccctaaaaaaaaaaaaaaaagaaaaagaaaaaagaaaaagaaaaaagaaaaaaaattaaaaagcagccctataaaaaaataaatcaaatagaataaaaaagaaaaaatccccaacgtaaaaaaaaaattaaaaaaaaggaaagaaaaaaaaaagaaacaaaaaagaaacgaacaagaaaaaagatataAACGAAAACCGACGATCCATCCCTGCCGGAGCAGCCCCGGTGGAGCGGGGGCTCGGTGCGCCGGGGCTGGCGGCCGTGGCGGGGCTCGGTGCCTCCGGCAGCCGCGGGGCTCCGCGGGGGTGATGCTGCGGGCACAGACCTCGGCCCCGCGCTGCAGCCGCGGCGCTCCTGCCTTGGAGAATCCACCAATTCCAAGCGGATCGCCCTCAAAATTCGTGCACTTTGAACAAATCTCCGAAATTTATAAATGACCGCTGGGGgggaaatattaataataataataaaaaaataaaggaaaaagatgaaaaatccaggcttcttccccagcccctcctcaccgACCGGTGCCCACGAAGTTGGGAACAAATCCCCCCTCTCCAGCCGGGGAAAATCCCGGGCCGCTGCCGGCGCTTCCCCCGCCGATGCCAGTGCCGGTGGCCGTGGCCGCtccgcggcggggccgggcaggTCGCCCCGAGAGAAGGCGGGGGGCTGCGGGCGAGCGGCGGACCCGCGGCTGCCCGAGCCGCCCTCGGCCCCGGCGGCCCACGGGGCTCCGAGTTTCCACGGGGCGCGGAAAGTGCGTCCCGCGGGGGCGGAGCGGGCGGCCCCCGCGGCTCGGCGGGGCACAGCGGCGGGGCTCCCGCGGCACCTGCTGCCGGCCCCGAGCCCGGCCGAGCCGCCGCGGCTCTGCCCCGCTTCCTCCACGCCGTATCCACCCGGGAGGGTCCCAAATCCGCCCGGGAGGGATGCGCACACCGGGGTTCTGCGGGCTGcgccggggccgggcagggctTTTAGTTGAACGGCACAACAATAAATGTGTTGCAGAGCCGGCGAGAAAAGAATGGGGATGACCTTCAATTGGTACTGGATTTGAATAACACCACGGGGTGATAAATGCCCATTGTGTTTTAGGAGTAATGAATCTCCACTGTCTCTatagcacagaaacagcagctgcaaCCTGGAGCCAGCCATCTCTTAAAGACACAGCTCCCAAACCCCGGCTCCGGCCCGGCCCGCAGCCGCCGCACCGCCGGGCCCGGGGCGCGGGGTGCGCTCTGCCCCGGGGGCTCGGCGCCCAGCCCCGGGGACGGCCGCGGTTGGCCCCACTCGGGGTTGTGGGGATCCCCCCCGAGCCGCCGGGCAGAGCTGGGTCTGGGGTCCTCTCCCACCCACTCGGGCCCCCTTGGAGACCCCCTCCGTTCTGCCGCCGCGGGAGTGACACTGCCCGGGTACGCCGTGGGGTACGGGGTCACCTGCACCCCAACTCGGCCCCCCAGCGGCAGGGAAAGTGCTGGGGATAAATAATGCTCATTGTTTTCCCCTAATGAATATTACCGAGGTGCCAGGCCGGCAGCTGCGGGCTGTGGCCGGAGGAGCGGGGACATCGCTTGCCTCTCCCCGCCCGGGGACCCCCAGCTCCAACCTGCAGAAGGTCCCCGCAGTCAAAGGGAAGAGCATGGAGGTGACCGGCGCCTTCTCCACTTCTTCCTGCCACCACCCTGGGTGTCACGGGGGGCCCTGGGCAGTACTGGACAGGAGCCTGGAGAGGTTCATCGTGGAGGTCCCCGCTTGTTCTCGCCTTCCCTCGTGTCCTCACACAGGGACTGGGCACGCGGGGAGAGGGACTGGTGAGTGCTGGGACAGAAACTCCCGCGGCCCCAGGGATGCTTggggcagcccagccccatGTAGCTGCAGGGTGAGCCCAGtgtctgtccccagccctcagcagtgTCCCCTGCCTTAGGCCTCTCTTCTGGAGCCCAGGGAGTGTCAGAGACTGTCAGGCCCAAACCCTGAGCAGGTACCAACAGGGCAGGGATCTGCGACTGGAGATTGCTCTCCCACAGTCTCATTCCCTCCCTGGGAGGTTTTGCCCACCCTGAAGAGGCATGAAGGTGTCCCAGGGCTTGGGGACAGCCACATCCTCACAGCCCCTTCCCCATGGGCCAGGGCCAGGGGgatccccagctcctgccacagccatgCACCTCCCTCAGAAGGGCTCCTCTGCATCCCAACACATCCCTGCCAGCGCTAGTAGCAATAAACCCACTTCCTACGAGTgtgaaaaccaaaagaaagccagcatttaataaaaagaaaaaagagcagcagcagctgaaggccCCTGAGCTGGGTTGCAGCCATTGCCTGGGACTGGCCACTCTTTGGGAAGTGAGAACCATCAGAGGGAAGCCCCTGTCGCTGCTCCGGGTGTTCTGGCATTGTTTTAGCCCCAGACCTGCCGGTCTTTTAACTTGTTTTAATTCCTAACACTCCCCACCAccaccttatttttttattttttttttttgtctcattccTAAATCTCAGCCGAGTTAATGAAGTTATGTGATCCTATAAATGTTAATTGTCTAAACttcttctcttctctccctttttttttccttctttttttttttttttatctctctcctccttgctgctttctgctccacttgtaataaagaaaatatcttgGCTGGTCTTAGCCAGTTGCTTGGCAACCtcaatagaaaaaaagagaacagaatgTAACCAATCCCGAGACAACCGAAAGATTTTGGTGACATGTGACCTCTCGGAAAAGGGCAGCCTTAAACTGTCCCTTCTGTCCTTTACTCTGACCATTAGGGTCTCTTGCCCTCCCCCCGCACCCCCCCGGTTCCTTACACCAATAAATATGGATTAGTGAAATACTTTTTCCCACACTGATGAAAAGCCGGGATTGATCTTTCCACCTCCTTTATCTACCAACCTGACAAGTTTCTAAACAAAATTAAGAGGGAAGAGGCGAAAGGAGCCATCCCAGGTTGGGCGGCCGGGGACGGATCCTGCCCCGCCGTGGGGATGGGGGGTCCCCGGCGGGGCGCTGGCGCCGGCTGTGCCGGGCTGCTCCGCTCCGCCGCCGCTCTCTGTGCGCTGGGGAGCCCCTCGCGTGTTACCAGcgagttaaaaaataaaacgTAGCTCTTCTAAcccaaaagaggaaaaaaaaataaagccctgGCTAAGCCCTGCACTCTCTCGATGGGCGCCTGTGTGTCCTGGGGAGACCCGTCT comes from the Parus major isolate Abel chromosome 17, Parus_major1.1, whole genome shotgun sequence genome and includes:
- the URM1 gene encoding ubiquitin-related modifier 1 — translated: MAAPVSLQVEFGGGAELLFDGVKKHQVTLPCQPEPWDIRNLLKWIKQNLLKERPELFIQGESVRPGILVLINEADWELMGELDYKLQDQDNVLFISTLHGG